A genomic stretch from Leishmania donovani BPK282A1 complete genome, chromosome 36 includes:
- a CDS encoding ATP-binding cassette protein subfamily G, member 6, putative, protein MSSPAPPTDRADAGLLHHLSHSPPESPESSPPPPASSHRTAVLTWEDVSYTVSGADEGESRTLVRHVSGYVKSGEMLAVLGPSGAGKTTLLDILAQRKMKSKGDITGRIMLNGEPVEPAAFRLCSGYVQQEDIMHSYVTVEEVVRFSATLRTSPTISEEALESRVSQVLRQLGIYHVRHSCIGSALMRGISGGERKRCAVAAEMVTLPSLLFLDEPTTGLDTFTALHLLTLLRSLSRSGVAVVFSIHQPRSRIYEVFDRVLLLNGVGEEAYFGPAADAVRFLAEIGLSSGCSSNPADYLIDAVSVLPVEEEAWLSEEAQQSAAVEAATYGNQLSLPSPSVDSKERWERLPSAAPTQGRDIAAAFSSLRLADVMRQIDELQRSSRAATAALTATGSPVRAYHRRWTTQVRCIAMRCLRNRCRDPVATYVSVTSAIVFAFLTGTIYYQVGNSQDSIRSRMGVLFFIMMISTFSSLGSLEMFLTDRAIYAREHRNGMYSTSAYYIGKFIQDAPIVVATNFVFNLIVYLLVGLQGTVAKFLIFDSVGALVTLNSYALCLLMSNLSKDYATGNILTSLLLVLYLLPTGGMLVSLNSIPLMWRWIKHVSFARFAFSVMVANEFDGLTFVCDSVPSDIAPCITSGTAYAASQGMYAKDIRSHMLVVAFSMVVYLVLGYLVLRGWRSTEGK, encoded by the coding sequence ATGTCGTCTCCAGCACCACCTACCGATCGCGCAGACGCTGGGCTGCTTCATCATCTGTCGCACTCCCCGCCAGAGTCACCGGAGTcgtccccgccgccgccagcctcCTCGCACCGCACGGCCGTGCTCACCTGGGAAGACGTCAGCTATACCGTCAGCGGGGCTGACGAAGGGGAAAGCCGCACCCTCGTGCGACATGTCTCCGGCTACGTTAAAAGTGGCGAGATGCTCGCCGTTCTAGGACCTTCTGGGGCGGGCAAGACGACGTTGCTCGATATCTTAGCGCAGCGAAAGATGAAAAGCAAGGGCGACATCACAGGTAGAATTATGCTGAACGGAGAGCCCGTTGAGCCGGCCGCCTTCCGGCTTTGCAGCGGCTacgtgcagcaggaggatATTATGCATAGCTATGTGAccgtcgaggaggtggtCCGCTTTTCTGCCACCCTCCGCACCTCGCCGACTATTTCGGAAGAGGCGCTGGAGAGTCGGGTGTCTCAGGTGCTTCGGCAGCTTGGTATTTATCACgtgcgccacagctgcaTCGGTAGCGCACTAATGCGCGGCATCAGCGGTGGAGAGCGAAAGCggtgcgctgtcgccgcagaGATGGTGACGTTGCCGTCCCTGCTCTTCCTGGATGAGCCGACAACCGGCCTCGACACCTTCACGGCGCTGCATCTCCTCACGCTTCTGCGCTCGCTCTCCCGTTCAGGGGTGGCTGTTGTTTTCTCCATCCATCAGCCGCGCTCGCGCATCTACGAGGTCTTTGACCGCGTTCTGCTGCTGAACGGAGTCGGGGAGGAAGCGTACTTCGGACCTGCCGCTGACGCGGTCCGGTTTCTTGCCGAGATCGGCCTCTCCTCCGGCTGTTCGAGCAACCCAGCCGACTACCTCATCGACGCCGTTTCCGTTTTGCcagtcgaggaggaggcgtggcTGTcagaagaggcgcagcaatcggcggcagtggaggcAGCCACGTACGGAAATCAGCTCAGCCTACCCTCGCCGTCAGTCGACTCAAAGGAAAGGTGGGAACGTTTgccgtcggcagcgccaACGCAAGGCCGTgacatcgccgccgccttttcTTCTCTACGCCTAGCCGACGTTATGCGGCAAATCGACGAGCTGCAACGCTCCTCCAgagcggcaacagcggcgctgacCGCGACCGGATCCCCAGTGCGCGCCTATCACCGCAGGTGGACCACACAAGTGCGGTGCATCGCCATGCGGTGTCTGCGCAATCGTTGCCGTGACCCTGTCGCGACGTACGTCTCCGTCACGTCTGCTATTGTATTCGCCTTTCTCACGGGCACGATCTACTACCAAGTCGGAAACTCGCAGGACAGCATCCGCAGTCGCATGGGCGTCCTCTTTTTCATCATGATGATCAGtaccttctcctccctcggCAGCCTCGAGATGTTTCTGACTGATCGCGCCATCTACGCGCGCGAGCACCGCAACGGCATGTACAGCACATCGGCGTACTATATAGGCAAGTTTATTCAAGATGCGCCCATCGTGGTGGCGACAAACTTTGTCTTCAACTTGATTGTCTACCTCCTAGTTGGGTTGCAGGGCACCGTCGCGAAGTTTCTCATCTTCGACAGCGTCGGCGCCTTGGTCACGCTGAACAGCTACGCTCTCTGCCTTCTCATGTCGAACCTGTCCAAGGACTACGCCACCGGCAACATTCTcacctcgctgctgttggtgcTGTATCTGCTGCCAACAGGCGGCATGCTGGTGAGTCTGAACAGCATCCCACTCATGTGGCGCTGGATCAAGCACGTTTCCTTCGCCCGCTTTGCCTTTTCAGTGATGGTGGCGAACGAGTTTGACGGGCTGACCTTCGTCTGCGACTCCGTGCCGTCCGACATCGCGCCGTGCATCACATCTGGGACGGCGTACGCGGCCTCGCAGGGCATGTATGCCAAGGACATTAGATCGCACATGCTCGTTGTCGCGTTCAGCATGGTGGTCTATCTTGTACTCGGCTACCTCGTACTGCGCGGATGGCGGTCCACTGAGGGAAAGTGA